In Struthio camelus isolate bStrCam1 chromosome 4, bStrCam1.hap1, whole genome shotgun sequence, a genomic segment contains:
- the CLNK gene encoding cytokine-dependent hematopoietic cell linker — translation MNRDINRKTIVEHPEDSNSRKITLPKNRSCPNICAAMNLESNPKENKRRNIPASTYGFSKDLTRKGSNELKSPSKISHEEEGDYETVSSSTLEAMHALRILPAKPLQESEYADTRCLKPLGTTSRVTNQHTSSQPPQYLTKHMSVLEGMSMPNVKGQRMNINEPQNPMPPPRPLKTLPKQYQPLPPEPKISSQLSHTRKTFSQSHTFPISAKITRHLSVKELNEAPRREQAVADLGKNLQLHFQAEQYKPKYHPEDSLPCTQRSRRVCSSGSTLNVESVSVKRSASPAPHPSYKSKSNLSFIKREMESPTQPTEKDLNQYDWYIGEYDRHEAEDALLQENTDETFLVRDCSKKSSAEPYVLVVYYGKKVYNIKVRFLEDSQQYALGTGLRGDDKFNSVKEIIDFYRYVPITLIDGKDKSRIQKEQCYLTYPFKLRKRCYLP, via the exons aaaacaagagaagaaatattCCTGCTAGTACATATGGTTTT AGCAAAGATTTGACAAGGAAGGGCAGCAATGAGTTAAAATCTCCCTCCAAAATATCACATGAGGAGGAAGGTGATTATGAGACTGTAAGTAGTTCCACTCTGGAAGCCATGCATGCTTTGAGAATTCTTCCAGCCAAACCTCTACAAGAATCTGAATATGCAG ACACACGTTGTTTAAAGCCTTTAGGTACCACTTCCCGTGTGACTAACCAGCACACATCTTCTCAGCCTCCTCAATACTTGACT aaaCACATGTCCGTTCTAGAGGGGATGAGCATGCCAAATGTTAAAG GACAAAGAATGAACATAAATGAACCCCAG AACCCTATGCCTCCCCCACG GCCTCTAAAGACACTGCCAAAGCAATATCAGCCACTTCCTCCAGAACCGAAGATAAGCAGCCAGCTCTCTCACACAAGGAAGACCTTCAGCCAATCTCATACCTTTCCAATATCAGCAAAAATCACAAG acATCTATCTGTTAAGGAACTAAATGAA GCACCCAGAAGAGAACAAG cagTGGCAGATTTGGGAAAGAATCTTCAATTACATTTCCAAGCAGAACAGTATAAACCAAAATACCATCCTGAAGACAG TCTTCCATGTACACAGAGATCTAGACGTGTTTGCAGCTCAG GGTCCACGTTAAACGTAGAGAGCGTGTCAGTTAAGAGGTCAGCATCTCCTGCACCGCACCCATCATACAAAAGTAAATCAAATCTCTCATTTATAAAACGGGAAATGGAATCTCCTACCCAACCCACTGAAAAG GATTTAAACCAATATGACTGGTACATTGGAGAATATGATCGCCATGAAGCAGAGGATGCATTGTTACAGGAAAACACT GATGAGACATTCTTGGTCAGAGATTGTTCAAAGAAATCAAGTGCTGAACCATATGTTTTGGTTGTATATTACGGAAAAAAGGTATACAACATTAAAGTACGTTTTCTGGAAGACAGCCAACAGTATGCACTGGGAACAGGGCTCAGAGGAGATGAC aaatttAATTCTGTGAAAGAAATCATTGACTTCTACAGGTATGTTCCCATCACGCTTATTGACGGAAAGGACAAATCACGAATCCAGAAAGAACAGTGCTACCTTACATATCCATTCAAGTTGCGCAAAAGATGTTATCTGCCTTAA